One Nomascus leucogenys isolate Asia chromosome 22a, Asia_NLE_v1, whole genome shotgun sequence DNA segment encodes these proteins:
- the LOC100598710 gene encoding olfactory receptor 2B2 translates to MNWVNKSVPQEFVLLGFSDQPWLEIPLFVMFLFSYILTIFGNLTIILVSHLDFKLHTPMYFFLSNLSLLDLCYTTSTVPQMLVNICNTRKVISYGGCVAQLFIFLALGSTECLLLAVMSFDRFVAICRPLHYSIIMHQRLCFQLAAASWISGFSNSVLQSTWTLKMPLCGHKEVDHFFCEVPALLKLSCVDTTANEAELFFISVLFLLIPVTLVLISYAFIVQAVLRIQSAEGRQKAFGTCGSHLIVVSLFYGTAISMYLQPPSPSSKDRGKMVSLFYGIIAPMLNPLIYTLRNKEVKEAFKRLVARVFLIKK, encoded by the coding sequence ATGAATTGGGTAAATAAGAGTGTCCCACAGGAGTTCGTTCTGTTAGGTTTCTCAGATCAACCATGGCTAGAGATTCCACTCTTTGTGATGTTTCTGTTTTCCTATATCTTGACAATCTTTGGCAATCTGACAATAATTCTTGTGTCACATTTGGATTTCAAACTCCACACCCCTATGTACTTTTTTCTTAGCAATCTCTCACTCCTGGACCTTTGCTATACCACAAGTACAGTTCCACAAATGCTGGTAAACATATGCAACACCAGGAAGGTAATCAGTTATGGTGGCTGTGTGGCCCAGCTTTTCATTTTCCTGGCCTTGGGTTCCACGGAATGTCTTCTCCTGGCCGTCATGTCCTTTGATAGGTTTGTAGCTATTTGTCGGCCTCTCCATTACTCAATTATCATGCACCAGAGGCTCTGCTTCCAGTTGGCAGCTGCATCCTGGATTAGTGGCTTTAGCAATTCAGTATTACAGTCCACCTGGACACTTAAGATGCCACTGTGTGGTCACAAAGAAGTGGATCACTTCTTCTGTGAAGTCCCTGCTCTGCTCAAGTTGTCCTGTGTTGACACAACAGCAAATGAGGCTGAACTATTCTTCATCAGTGTGCTATTCCTTCTAATACCCGTGACACTCGTCCTTATATCGTATGCTTTTATTGTCCAAGCAGTGTTGAGAATCCAGTCTGCTGAAGGTCGACAAAAGGCATTTGGGACATGTGGCTCCCATCTAATTGTGGTGTCACTTTTTTATGGTACAGCTATCTCTATGTACCTGCAACCACCTTCACCCAGCTCCAAAGACCGGGGAAAGATGGTTTCTCTCTTCTATGGAATCATTGCACCCATGCTGAATCCCCTTATATATACACTTAGGAACAAAGAGGTAAAGGAAGCCTTTAAAAGGTTGGTTGCAAGAGTCTTCTTAatcaagaaataa
- the LOC100599046 gene encoding putative olfactory receptor 2W6 isoform X2, protein MGFYHVGQAAFEPLTSSFILVGFSDRPHLELILFVVVLIFYLLTLLGNVTIVLLSALDSQLHTPMYFFLTNLSFLDMYFTTGSIPQMLYNLWGPDKTISYVGCAIQLYFVLALGGVECVLLAVMAYDRYAAVCKPLHYTVIMHPRLCGQLASVAWLSGFGNSLIMAPQTLLLPRCGHRRVDHFLCEMPALIGMACVDTMMPEALAFALAIFIILAPFILILISYGYIAGTVLRIKSAAGRKKAFNTCSSHLIVVSLFYGTIIYMYLQPANTYSQDQGKFLTLFYTIVTPSVNPLIYTLRNKDVKEAVKKVLGKGSAEI, encoded by the exons atggggttttaccatgttggccaggctgcttttgaacccctgacctcga GCTTCATCCTGGTGGGCTTCTCTGATCGTCCCCACCTAGAGTTGATCCTCTTTGTGGTTGTCCTCATCTTTTATCTGCTAACTCTTCTTGGCAACGTGACCATTGTCTTGCTTTCAGCTCTGGATTCCCAGCTGCACAcaccaatgtatttctttttgacAAACCTCTCATTCCTGGACATGTATTTCACCACAGGTTCCATCCCTCAGATGCTCTACAACCTTTGGGGTCCAGATAAGACCATCAGCTATGTGGGTTGTGCCATCCAGCTGTACTTTGTCCTGGCCCTGGGAGGGGTGGAGTGTGTCCTCCTGGCTGTCATGGCATATGACCGCTATGCTGCAGTCTGCAAACCCCTGCACTACACCGTCATCATGCACCCCCGTCTCTGTGGACAGCTGGCTTCAGTGGCATGGCTGAGTGGCTTTGGCAATTCTCTCATAATGGCACCCCAGACATTGTTGCTACCCCGCTGTGGGCACAGACGGGTTGACCACTTTCTCTGTGAGATGCCAGCACTAATTGGTATGGCCTGTGTAGACACCATGATGCCTGAGGCACTGGCTTTTGCCCTGGCAATCTTTATCATCCTGGCACCATTCATCCTCATTCTCATTTCTTATGGTTATATTGCAGGAACAGTGCTTAGGATCAAGTCAGCTGCTGGGCGAAAGAAAGCCTTCAACACTTGCAGCTCCCATCTAATTGTTGTCTCTCTCTTCTATGGTACAATCATATACATGTACCTCCAGCCAGCAAATACTTATTCCCAGGACCAGGGCAAGTTTCTTACCCTTTTCTACACAATCGTCACTCCCAGTGTTAACCCCCTGATCTATACACTAAGAAACAAAGACGTTAAAGAGGCCGTGAAGAAGGTACTAGGGAAGGGGAGTGCAGAAATATAG
- the LOC100599046 gene encoding putative olfactory receptor 2W6 isoform X1: protein MEKDNTSSFEGFILVGFSDRPHLELILFVVVLIFYLLTLLGNVTIVLLSALDSQLHTPMYFFLTNLSFLDMYFTTGSIPQMLYNLWGPDKTISYVGCAIQLYFVLALGGVECVLLAVMAYDRYAAVCKPLHYTVIMHPRLCGQLASVAWLSGFGNSLIMAPQTLLLPRCGHRRVDHFLCEMPALIGMACVDTMMPEALAFALAIFIILAPFILILISYGYIAGTVLRIKSAAGRKKAFNTCSSHLIVVSLFYGTIIYMYLQPANTYSQDQGKFLTLFYTIVTPSVNPLIYTLRNKDVKEAVKKVLGKGSAEI from the coding sequence ATGGAAAAGGATAATACAAGTTCTTTCGAAGGCTTCATCCTGGTGGGCTTCTCTGATCGTCCCCACCTAGAGTTGATCCTCTTTGTGGTTGTCCTCATCTTTTATCTGCTAACTCTTCTTGGCAACGTGACCATTGTCTTGCTTTCAGCTCTGGATTCCCAGCTGCACAcaccaatgtatttctttttgacAAACCTCTCATTCCTGGACATGTATTTCACCACAGGTTCCATCCCTCAGATGCTCTACAACCTTTGGGGTCCAGATAAGACCATCAGCTATGTGGGTTGTGCCATCCAGCTGTACTTTGTCCTGGCCCTGGGAGGGGTGGAGTGTGTCCTCCTGGCTGTCATGGCATATGACCGCTATGCTGCAGTCTGCAAACCCCTGCACTACACCGTCATCATGCACCCCCGTCTCTGTGGACAGCTGGCTTCAGTGGCATGGCTGAGTGGCTTTGGCAATTCTCTCATAATGGCACCCCAGACATTGTTGCTACCCCGCTGTGGGCACAGACGGGTTGACCACTTTCTCTGTGAGATGCCAGCACTAATTGGTATGGCCTGTGTAGACACCATGATGCCTGAGGCACTGGCTTTTGCCCTGGCAATCTTTATCATCCTGGCACCATTCATCCTCATTCTCATTTCTTATGGTTATATTGCAGGAACAGTGCTTAGGATCAAGTCAGCTGCTGGGCGAAAGAAAGCCTTCAACACTTGCAGCTCCCATCTAATTGTTGTCTCTCTCTTCTATGGTACAATCATATACATGTACCTCCAGCCAGCAAATACTTATTCCCAGGACCAGGGCAAGTTTCTTACCCTTTTCTACACAATCGTCACTCCCAGTGTTAACCCCCTGATCTATACACTAAGAAACAAAGACGTTAAAGAGGCCGTGAAGAAGGTACTAGGGAAGGGGAGTGCAGAAATATAG